In Mycobacteriales bacterium, a genomic segment contains:
- a CDS encoding GH1 family beta-glucosidase, translating into MIDDGLRFPPGFVFGTATASYQIEGAVTEDGRGVSVWDTFSHTPGTISGGDTGDVACDSYHRYGEDIALMTGLGVQAYRFSVAWPRIVPTGSGPVNQAGLDYYKRLADGLREAGIEPAATLFHWDLPQPLQDVGGWLNRDTAARFADYASVLAEALGDRVGRWITLNEPVVVTWNGHIEGSHAPGLQLGAAAFPVAHHQLLGHGLAVAALRAATPSVPVGITNNYGPCHPATDEPADVAAAAFRNALHNHLYTDPILLGRYPELLQELTGDTVQAGDLETISAPIDFLGVNYYFPELVRAEASAVFGMTDVPWPDPARTAFGWPVVPAGLTETLTALRDRYENLPPLYVTENGAAYDDEVGPDGAIHDKDRVSYLDGHLRAVKDAIDAGVDVRGYYCWSLLDNFEWAQGFSKRFGLVRVDFDTLTRTPKDSYGWYRDLIAAQ; encoded by the coding sequence GGTACGGCTACCGCCTCGTACCAGATCGAGGGCGCGGTGACCGAGGACGGACGCGGAGTCTCGGTCTGGGACACGTTCAGCCACACGCCCGGCACCATATCGGGCGGCGACACCGGGGACGTGGCCTGCGACTCCTACCACCGGTACGGCGAGGACATCGCGCTGATGACCGGCCTCGGGGTGCAGGCCTACCGCTTCTCCGTGGCCTGGCCGCGGATCGTGCCGACCGGCTCCGGGCCGGTGAACCAGGCCGGGCTGGACTACTACAAGCGGCTGGCCGACGGGCTGCGGGAGGCCGGGATCGAGCCGGCCGCGACGCTGTTCCACTGGGACCTGCCGCAGCCGCTGCAGGACGTCGGCGGCTGGCTCAACCGGGACACCGCGGCCCGGTTCGCCGACTACGCCAGCGTGCTGGCCGAGGCCCTCGGCGACCGGGTCGGCCGCTGGATCACCCTCAACGAGCCGGTCGTGGTGACCTGGAACGGGCACATCGAGGGCAGCCACGCGCCCGGCCTCCAGCTCGGCGCGGCCGCGTTCCCGGTCGCCCATCACCAGCTGCTCGGGCACGGGCTGGCGGTCGCGGCGCTGCGGGCGGCGACGCCGTCGGTCCCGGTCGGGATCACCAACAACTACGGGCCCTGCCATCCGGCCACCGACGAGCCGGCCGACGTGGCCGCCGCCGCCTTCCGGAACGCGCTGCACAACCACCTCTACACCGACCCGATCCTGCTGGGCCGCTACCCGGAGCTGCTGCAGGAGCTGACCGGCGACACCGTGCAGGCCGGCGACCTGGAGACGATCAGCGCGCCGATCGATTTCCTCGGCGTGAACTACTACTTTCCCGAGCTGGTCCGGGCCGAGGCCTCGGCCGTCTTCGGGATGACCGACGTGCCCTGGCCGGACCCGGCCCGCACCGCCTTCGGCTGGCCCGTGGTCCCGGCCGGGCTGACCGAGACCCTGACCGCCCTGCGGGACCGGTATGAGAACCTCCCGCCGCTCTACGTCACCGAGAACGGGGCCGCGTACGACGACGAGGTCGGTCCGGACGGCGCGATCCACGACAAGGACCGGGTGTCCTATCTGGACGGTCACCTGCGCGCGGTCAAGGACGCGATCGACGCCGGGGTGGACGTGCGCGGCTACTACTGCTGGTCGCTGCTGGACAACTTCGAGTGGGCCCAGGGCTTCTCCAAGCGCTTCGGCCTGGTGCGGGTCGACTTCGACACCCTGACCCGCACCCCGAAGGACTCGTACGGGTGGTATCGCGACCTCATCGCTGCGCAGTAG